The sequence CGCCGCCCTGCTCAGGTGCCGATTCGGCCGGCGCGCCATTCTGCGCACCGAGCTGGATGGTGAAGTCGATGACGATCTCGCCGGCTTCGCGGGTCACATAGTTGATGCCGACCTGGTTGCCATAGCGCTGCTGGATCTGGCCCAGCAGGGGCAGCGGGTCGTGGTCGTTCACAAAGCGCATGGTCTCGCCGTCGGCGAGGGATTCCAGCGCACCGAAGATCGACGCATGGCGGAAGCGCTTGGCCACGCCGCGGGCGTCGAACGGATAGACGTTGCTGTTGTTCAT comes from Denitromonas sp. and encodes:
- a CDS encoding DUF2249 domain-containing protein; this translates as MNNSNVYPFDARGVAKRFRHASIFGALESLADGETMRFVNDHDPLPLLGQIQQRYGNQVGINYVTREAGEIVIDFTIQLGAQNGAPAESAPEQGGGCGGGGGGCGCSGG